Proteins encoded within one genomic window of Trichoderma asperellum chromosome 2, complete sequence:
- a CDS encoding uncharacterized protein (TransMembrane:3 (o115-138i180-199o219-240i)) yields MSEKPQKVLGMPPFVADFLMGGVSAAVSKTAAAPIERVKLLIQNQDEMIKAGRLDRRYTGIGECFKRTAADEGVLSLWRGNTANVIRYFPTQALNFAFRDKFKKMFGFKKDRDGYGMWMLGNLASGGAAGATSMLFVYSLDYARTRLANDAKSAKKGGERQFNGLVDVYRKTLASDGIAGLYRGFMPSVAGIIVYRGLYFGMYDSIKPVLLVGSLANNFLASFALGWCVTTGAGIAAYPLDTIRRRMMMTSGEAVKYKNSFDAARQIIAKNGVKSLFNGAGANILRGVAGAGVLSIYDQLQVLLFGKAFSGGSG; encoded by the exons ATGTCTGAGAAGCCTCAAAAGGTCCTGGGCATGCCG CCCTTCGTTGCGGACTTCCTGA TGGGTGGTGTTTCCGCTGCCGTCTCCAAGACCGCTGCTGCCCCCATCGAGCGTGTCAAGCTTCTTATCCAGAACCAG GATGAGATGATCAAGGCTGGCCGTCTTGACCGCCGCTACACTGGCATTGGCGAGTGCTTCAAGCGCACTGCTGCCGATGAGGGTGTTCTCTCCCTGTGGCGTGGTAACACTGCCAACGTCATCCGATACTTCCCTACCCAGGCCCTGAACTTCGCTTTCCGTGACAAGTTCAAGAAGATGTTCGGCTTCAAGAAGGACCGTGATGGCTACGGCATGTGGATGCTTGGTAACCTGGCCTCTGGTGgt GCTGCTGGTGCCACTTCTATGCTTTTCGTCTACTCTCTCGACTACGCCCGTACCCGTCTGGCCAACGACGCCAAGTCCGCCAAGAAGGGCGGTGAGCGTCAGTTCAACGGTCTCGTTGATGTCTACCGCAAGACCCTCGCCTCTGACGGTATTGCCGGTCTCTACCGTGGTTTCATGCCCTCCGTCGCTGGTATCATCGTCTACCGTGGTCTCTACTTCGGCATGTACGACTCCATCAAGCCTGTTCTGCTCGTCGGTTCCCTCGCCAACAACTTCCTTGCCTCTTTCGCTCTCGGATGGTGCGTCACCACTGGTGCCGGTATCGCTGCCTACCCTCTTGACACTATCCGACGACGAATGATGATGACTTCCGGTGAGGCCGTCAAGTACAAGAACTCCTTCGATGCTGCCCGCCAGATCATTGCCAAGAACGGTGTCAAGTCCCTCTTCAACGGTGCCGGTGCCAACATTCTCCGTGGTGTTGCC
- the RPS5 gene encoding 40S ribosomal protein uS7, which produces MSDGGEIEIENSVVTDVLPKDVVKEVGNVKLFNKWDYDVEVRDISLTDYISLRNPVYVTHSAGRYAVKRFRKANCPIIERLTNSLMMHGRNNGKKLMAVRIVAHAFEIIHLMTDQNPIQVAVDAIVNCGPREDSTRIGSAGTVRRQAVDVSPLRRVNQAIALLTTGAREAAFRNVKSIAECLAEELINAAKGSSNSYAIKKKDELERVAKSNR; this is translated from the exons ATGTCTGACGGCGGTGAAATCGAGATCGAAAACTCTGTCGTGACCGACGTCCTCCCCAAGGATGTTGTCAAGGAGGTCGGCAACGTCAAGCTGTTCAACAAGTGGGACTACGATGTCGAGGTCCGCGACATCTCTCTGAC CGACTACATTTCCCTGCGAAACCCCGTCTACGTCACCCACTCTGCCGGCCGATATGCCGTCAAGCGATTCCGCAAGGCCAACTGCCCTATCATTGAGCGATTGACCAACTCTCTGATGATGCACGGCCGCAACAAcggcaagaagctgatggCTGTCCGCATTGTCGCCCACGCCTTCGAGATC ATTCACCTCATGACCGACCAGAACCCCATCCAGGTTGCCGTTGACGCCATTGTCAACTGCGGTCCCCGTGAAGACTCTACCCGAATTGGCTCTGCCGGTACCGTCCGTCGTCAGGCCGTCGATGTCTCCCCCCTGAGGAGAGTCAACCAGGCCATTGCCCTGCTCACCACCGGTGCCCGTGAGGCTGCTTTCCGAAACGTCAAGTCCATTGCTGAGTGCTTGGCTGAGGAGCTGATCAACGCCGCCAagggcagcagcaactcatacgctatcaagaagaaggacgagcTGGAGCGTGTCGCCAAGTCCAACCGATAA
- a CDS encoding uncharacterized protein (EggNog:ENOG41) translates to MGTPFISLLEPSKLEGFQLGVPRESLPSTIPKTFLDAMEVREEVFVKEQNVPGENEFDADDPRSCHWVIYVSVNKTEVPEVRNEEGDIVRPRKSSTRSTPVGTIRMVPFPHEPHPKPGGDYWNGVLKGDEGNATNNSAPSARQFVHDRPTTFHDGKEPYIKLGRLAVIKDYRGYRFAGQLVRNALEWIKKNPSFFDPSIRELGLEQMGASTETEAPQWRGLLCVHAQEQVASAWAKWGFEIDEGMGKWWEEGIPHVGMFLRLEIGPKDIQISA, encoded by the coding sequence ATGGGAACTCCCTTCATTAGCCTCCTCGAGCCTAGCAAGCTCGAAGGGTTCCAGCTAGGCGTTCCCCGAGAGTCGCTTCCATCAACAATCCCAAAGACGTTCCTCGACGCAATGGAAGTTCGCGAAGAGGTCTTCGTCAAAGAGCAAAATGTTCCCGGCGAAAACGAATTCGATGCCGATGACCCGCGATCGTGCCACTGGGTCATTTATGTCAGCGTCAACAAGACAGAAGTGCCAGAGGTCAGAAACGAAGAAGGTGACATTGTGCGGCCGCGCAAGAGCTCCACTCGAAGCACTCCCGTGGGAACCATCCGAATGGTCCCCTTCCCTCATGAGCCTCATCCAAAGCCGGGTGGAGATTACTGGAATGGAGTATTGAAGGGCGATGAAGGCAATGCCACCAATAACAGCGCACCGTCAGCTCGCCAGTTCGTTCATGATCGACCAACGACGTTTCACGATGGCAAGGAGCCATACATTAAGCTTGGCAGATTGGCCGTTATAAAGGACTATCGTGGCTACCGCTTTGCAGGCCAGCTTGTGCGGAATGCACTCGAGTGGATAAAAAAGAATCCATCCTTTTTCGACCCGAGTATTCGGGAATTGGGCCTTGAGCAAATGGGAGCGTCTACAGAAACCGAAGCGCCGCAGTGGCGAGGTCTCCTTTGCGTTCATGCACAAGAACAGGTCGCCAGCGCATGGGCAAAATGGGGATTTGAGATTGACGAGGGGATGGGCAAATGGTGGGAAGAAGGCATCCCTCATGTGGGAATGTTTTTGCGTCTAGAGATTGGTCCAAAGGATATACAAATTTCGGCGTAG
- the RPS25 gene encoding 40S ribosomal protein S25 (BUSCO:EOG092D4X9E), whose protein sequence is MAPAAGAKKQKKKWSKGKVKDKAQHAVILDKTISEKLYKDVQSYRLVTVAVLVDRMKINGSLARQCIKDLEEKGMIKPVITHSKMKIYTRAIGE, encoded by the exons ATG GCGCCCGCTGCTggagcaaagaagcaaaagaagaagtggtcTAAGGGCAAggtcaaggacaaggccCAGCACGCCGTCATCCTCGACAAGACCATCTCCGAGAAGCTGTACAAGGATGTCCAGTCTTACCGCCTCGTCACCGTCGCTGTCTTGGTCGACCGAATGAAGATCAACGGCTCCCTCGCCCGCCAGTGCATCAAGGACCTCGAGGAGAAGGGCATGATCAAGCCTGTCATCACCCacagcaagatgaagatcTACA CCCGTGCCATCGGCGAGTAA